One window from the genome of Paramormyrops kingsleyae isolate MSU_618 chromosome 3, PKINGS_0.4, whole genome shotgun sequence encodes:
- the cst7 gene encoding cystatin-F, which yields MSAVYWLLLLSALAGSSAQETLPLAGHKHRPVPGSSHNISKNDPGVQNAVLVSTYTFNNESNDIFFFRVYAIKVAQIQIVKGIKYVLEVTISRTICRKSMSPPSLDKCPFQPEGALQQMFNCHFEVWAIPWKHWSKVTSFVCHPPSRLLPTGSEVARR from the exons ATGAGCGCAGTTTACTGGCTCCTGTTGCTCAGCGCGCTGGCCGGATCCTCAGCCCAGG AAACCCTCCCTCTCGCTGGGCATAAACACAGACCTGTTCCTGGCTCGAGCCACAACATCAGCAAAAATGACCCAGGGGTTCAAAATGCCGTGCTGGTGTCAACGTACACATTCAACAATGAGTCCAATGACATATTCTTCTTCAGGGTGTATGCCATCAAAGTTGCTCAGATACAG ATTGTGAAGGGTATCAAGTACGTTCTGGAGGTGACCATCTCACGCACCATCTGCAGGAAGAGCATGTCTCCACCCAGCCTTGACAAATGTCCCTTCCAGCCTGAGGGAGCACTCCAGCAG ATGTTCAACTGTCATTTTGAAGTGTGGGCCATTCCATGGAAGCACTGGAGCAAAGTGACTTCCTTTGTGTGCCACCCGCCCAGCCGCTTGCTGCCTACAGGAAGTGAGGTGGCTCGACGCTGA
- the apmap gene encoding adipocyte plasma membrane-associated protein, translated as MNESDGLRFRRLNRPQIITDESQEHHHKSSSTYSGKVFRVTFLTLGAILLLPLLAIVLLLESPIQPEVLSLNEPPLLAGCFEPNLKLRQAERLFEDQLVGPESIANIGDVFYTGTADGKIVKIQDGKIHVLARLGKLPCGSRDDEPTCGRPLGIRVGPNGTLFVADAYLGLFEINLVTGEVDTLVSTRQVVEGRRLSFVNDLDVTQDGTRVYFTDSSSRWQRRDFLHLVMEATADGRVLEYNTVTREVSVLMEGLRFPNGIQLCPDEESVLVTEMTMARIRRVHVSGLNKGGMDTFVDNLPGFPDNIRRSSSGSYWVAMSAVRPNPGFSMLDFLSQRPWIKKLIFKLFSQDMVLKLVPRYSLVLELGEGGACRRSLHDPHGVVAAYVSEAHEHDGHLYLGSFRSPYLCKLDLSQV; from the exons ATGAATGAGTCGGACGGACTGCGCTTCAGGAGGCTGAACAGACCTCAGATTATAACAGATGAGTCTCAGGAGCACCATCACAAGAGCTCAAG CACCTACAGCGGAAAGGTTTTCCGGGTGACCTTTCTGACACTGGGGGCTATACTGCTACTCCCCCTGCTTGCCATTGTCCTGTTGCTGGAGTCTCCTATCCAGCCCGAGGTCCTCAG CCTCAATGAGCCGCCTCTCTTGGCGGGCTGCTTTGAGCCCAACCTGAAGCTGAGGCAGGCTGAGAGGCTGTTTGAAGACCAGCTGGTTGGGCCAGAGTCCATCGCCAACATTGGAG ATGTGTTCTACACTGGTACGGCTGATGGGAAGATTGTGAAGATTCAGGATGGGAAGATACATGTCTTGGCTAGATTGGGAAAGCTGCCCTGTG GTTCCCGTGATGACGAGCCAACGTGTGGGCGACCCCTCGGCATCCGTGTGGGGCCCAATGGCACCCTGTTCGTAGCGGACGCCTATCTCGGCCTGTTCGAGATCAACCTGGTTACCG GCGAGGTGGATACCCTGGTGTCAACCAGGCAGGTGGTGGAGGGACGGAGGCTGTCTTTCGTAAACGACTTGGATGTGACGCAGGACGGCACAAGAGTGTACTTCACAGACTCCAGCAGCAGATGGCAGCGCAGGGACTTCCTCCACCTTGTCATGGAGGCGACAGCAGATGGACG AGTCCTGGAATATAACACCGTCACCAGGGAGGTTTCCGTGCTGATGGAAGGCCTCCGTTTCCCCAACGGGATCCAGCTCTGCCCTGACGAGGAGTCTGTGCTGGTGACGGAGATGACCATGGCCAGGATACGCAG AGTCCATGTCTCAGGCCTTAACAAAGGGGGAATGGACACCTTTGTGGACAACCTGCCCGGTTTCCCTGACAACATCCGGCGCAGCAGCTCGGGCAGCTACTGGGTGGCCATGTCGGCTGTGCGGCCCAACCCCGGCTTCTCTATGCTGGACTTCCTCTCCCAGAGGCCCTGGATCAAAAAACTCATCTTCAAG CTCTTTAGCCAGGACATGGTGCTGAAGCTGGTGCCCCGGTACAGCCTGGTACTAGAGCTAGGCGAGGGGGGGGCCTGCCGGCGGAGCCTCCACGACCCCCACGGGGTGGTGGCTGCCTATGTCAGTGAGGCTCACGAGCACGACGGACATCTCTACCTGGGATCTTTCCGGTCGCCATACTTGTGCAAGCTGGATCTCAGCcaggtgtga